Proteins encoded together in one Sphingomonas radiodurans window:
- a CDS encoding D-arabinono-1,4-lactone oxidase — protein sequence MGAAPPAGMGMSEWRNWSGSVVAHPDVIARPRDEAELATIVREARAVRVTGAGHSFMPLCETSGTLVSLDDMAGELIVAPDRQSVDAPAGWSLKRLTQALWAEGLSLPNQGDVNPQSLGGALATGTHGTGRDLGSLATLAQSFRLVTADGSIVDCDTTTNPELFQAQRLSLGLLGIATRARIAVIPALHLEERIERRPLAEVLERLPELAAATRHMEFFLFPYADTVSLKTLHPTEPASLSQGDDDDRVFQACCDFAAKVPRSVPMIQRTLARIMGASHRVGPAWQIFPSERTVRFEEMEYELPVANAVAALREALALLRARKMPLAFPFEFRMVAADDIWLSPFHAGPCASISVHQYAPMPWAAHFAELEAVFRAHGGRPHWAKRHTLTSADVQSLYPKAAAFGAVRKRIDPEGKFMNDHLRQLFDFSL from the coding sequence GTGGGCGCAGCGCCGCCCGCAGGTATGGGCATGAGCGAATGGCGCAACTGGTCGGGCAGCGTCGTCGCGCATCCTGACGTGATCGCGCGGCCGCGCGACGAGGCGGAGCTGGCGACGATCGTGCGCGAAGCGAGGGCCGTGCGCGTCACCGGCGCCGGGCATTCGTTCATGCCGCTGTGCGAGACGAGCGGCACGCTGGTGTCGCTCGACGACATGGCGGGCGAGCTGATCGTCGCGCCCGACCGGCAGAGCGTCGACGCACCCGCGGGCTGGAGCCTGAAGCGACTGACGCAGGCCTTGTGGGCGGAAGGGCTGTCGCTGCCCAACCAGGGCGACGTGAACCCGCAGTCGCTGGGCGGCGCGCTGGCGACAGGGACGCATGGGACGGGGCGGGATCTCGGCTCGCTGGCGACGCTCGCGCAATCCTTTCGGCTGGTGACCGCGGACGGCAGCATCGTCGATTGCGATACCACGACCAATCCCGAGCTGTTCCAGGCGCAGCGACTGTCGCTTGGCTTGCTCGGCATCGCGACCCGCGCGCGCATCGCGGTGATCCCGGCGCTGCACCTCGAGGAGCGGATCGAGCGGCGCCCGCTCGCCGAGGTGCTCGAACGCCTGCCCGAGCTGGCGGCGGCGACGCGGCACATGGAATTCTTCCTGTTCCCCTACGCCGATACGGTGTCGCTGAAGACGCTTCACCCGACCGAGCCGGCCAGCCTGTCGCAGGGGGACGATGACGATCGCGTGTTCCAGGCGTGTTGCGATTTCGCGGCCAAGGTGCCGCGCAGCGTGCCGATGATCCAGCGCACGCTGGCGCGCATCATGGGCGCCTCGCACCGCGTCGGGCCGGCATGGCAGATCTTTCCTTCAGAACGCACCGTGCGGTTCGAGGAAATGGAATATGAGCTGCCGGTCGCGAACGCGGTCGCGGCGCTGCGCGAGGCGCTGGCGCTGCTGCGCGCGCGCAAGATGCCGCTGGCCTTCCCGTTCGAGTTCCGGATGGTCGCGGCGGACGACATCTGGCTGTCGCCGTTCCACGCCGGCCCGTGCGCATCGATCTCGGTGCATCAATACGCCCCGATGCCGTGGGCGGCGCACTTCGCTGAGCTGGAAGCGGTATTCCGCGCGCACGGCGGCCGGCCGCACTGGGCCAAGCGCCACACGCTGACGAGCGCCGACGTGCAGTCGCTCTACCCAAAGGCGGCAGCGTTCGGCGCGGTGCGCAAACGGATCGATCCGGAGGGCAAGTTCATGAACGATCATTTGCGCCAGCTGTTCGATTTCTCGCTGTGA
- a CDS encoding DSD1 family PLP-dependent enzyme yields MHRDTASQRLHGDLIGQPGSRDRLNTPALILDADAFARNVARMADFARRHGLILRPHAKSHKSADIARAQLASGAVGLCCAKLGEAEALAAEGIDGLHLTSPVVTPPGIARLAALARRIAALSIVADHPDVVDALAVAAQGGPPLTVFVDIDPGIHRTGVASPQEAVALARRIADHPSLRYGGVQFYCGAQQHIQDFAERRAAIVERTDYLSTCLAALTAADLAPAIVTGGGTGSHVIDAELGVLTELQVGSYIFMDREYSDCDLGDGGAKPFETALLVDAGVISANAPGLVTIDAGLKAFATDTGPPAILAGAGESARYRFMGDEHGAVIGPDLPGIGARITLGTPHCDPTVNLYDAYHVIRGDVLTAIWPVTARGRSA; encoded by the coding sequence ATGCATCGCGACACCGCTAGCCAGCGCCTGCACGGCGATCTGATCGGCCAGCCGGGCTCGCGCGACCGGCTCAACACGCCGGCGCTGATCCTCGATGCCGACGCGTTCGCGCGCAACGTCGCGCGTATGGCCGATTTCGCGCGGCGGCATGGCCTGATCCTTCGGCCGCACGCCAAGTCGCACAAGAGCGCCGACATCGCCCGCGCGCAGCTCGCGAGCGGCGCGGTGGGGCTGTGTTGCGCGAAGCTCGGCGAGGCCGAGGCGCTGGCGGCGGAGGGGATCGACGGGCTGCACCTCACCTCCCCCGTCGTCACGCCGCCGGGGATCGCGCGGCTGGCGGCGCTGGCGCGTCGCATAGCGGCGCTGAGCATCGTGGCGGATCATCCCGACGTGGTCGATGCACTCGCCGTAGCCGCGCAGGGTGGTCCGCCGCTGACGGTGTTCGTCGACATCGATCCCGGCATCCACCGTACCGGCGTCGCCTCGCCGCAAGAAGCGGTGGCGCTCGCCCGGCGCATCGCCGATCACCCGAGCCTGCGCTACGGCGGCGTGCAATTCTACTGCGGCGCGCAGCAGCATATCCAGGACTTCGCCGAGCGCCGCGCCGCGATCGTCGAGCGCACCGACTATCTAAGCACGTGCCTAGCGGCGCTGACGGCGGCGGATCTGGCGCCGGCGATCGTGACTGGCGGCGGCACCGGCAGCCACGTCATCGATGCCGAGCTCGGCGTGCTCACCGAGCTGCAGGTCGGCTCTTACATCTTCATGGACCGCGAATATTCGGATTGCGATCTGGGCGACGGCGGCGCGAAGCCGTTCGAGACCGCGCTGCTGGTCGACGCAGGCGTGATCAGCGCCAACGCGCCCGGGCTGGTCACGATCGACGCCGGGCTGAAGGCGTTCGCTACCGATACCGGCCCTCCAGCGATCCTCGCCGGCGCGGGCGAAAGTGCGCGTTACCGCTTCATGGGCGACGAGCATGGCGCAGTGATCGGCCCCGATCTCCCGGGGATCGGCGCGCGGATCACGCTGGGCACGCCGCACTGCGACCCGACCGTGAACCTGTACGATGCCTATCACGTGATCCGCGGCGACGTGCTGACCGCGATCTGGCCCGTCACCGCGCGCGGGCGCTCCGCCTAG
- a CDS encoding haloacid dehalogenase type II: MADSTAPKVLAFDVFGTVVDWRSSIAAESVGFLQRIGRADIDAFAFTDAWRFRYLSVMKAFAASGRGFTVLDVLHREMLDETLLAEGIDPASLDEEWLRDWTFAWRRLTPWPDTVEGLTRLKRGFPLVSLSNGNIALMMEMARRGGLPWDAILGAEVTRAYKPDPRAYLGTAEILGVEPGEVCLVAAHHSDLAAARACGLGTAYIARPDEYGGRRAPDIKAAEEWDWSADSLIALAEQLGC, encoded by the coding sequence TTGGCTGATTCAACAGCACCCAAAGTGCTCGCGTTCGACGTGTTCGGCACCGTAGTGGACTGGCGGTCCAGCATCGCGGCCGAGTCGGTCGGCTTCCTGCAACGGATCGGCCGGGCGGACATCGACGCGTTCGCGTTCACTGACGCGTGGCGCTTTCGCTACCTTAGCGTGATGAAGGCGTTCGCCGCGTCGGGGCGGGGTTTCACGGTGCTCGACGTGCTGCATCGCGAGATGCTGGACGAAACGCTGCTCGCCGAAGGCATCGATCCTGCCAGCCTGGACGAGGAATGGCTGCGCGACTGGACGTTCGCTTGGCGTCGCCTGACACCGTGGCCGGACACCGTCGAGGGCCTGACGCGGCTGAAGCGCGGGTTTCCACTCGTTTCGCTGTCGAACGGCAATATCGCGTTGATGATGGAGATGGCGCGGCGCGGTGGCTTGCCGTGGGATGCGATCCTCGGAGCCGAAGTGACGCGCGCCTACAAGCCCGATCCGCGCGCGTATCTCGGTACGGCTGAAATCCTTGGCGTCGAACCCGGGGAAGTCTGCCTCGTCGCTGCGCATCATAGCGACCTGGCGGCGGCGCGCGCGTGTGGGCTGGGGACGGCGTATATCGCGCGGCCGGACGAATATGGCGGCCGGCGCGCGCCCGATATCAAAGCGGCGGAGGAGTGGGATTGGTCGGCCGACAGTCTGATCGCGCTCGCCGAACAGCTGGGGTGCTGA
- a CDS encoding energy transducer TonB, producing the protein MLLLLGLLAAGQAATPPKPTAPATLQQQFDAASDAAATPGKCAEAVAAFEAIERSGAAKRNALVAAAIDVRKGRCLVMIGRDSEGEAAIRRGLPQLEARGASFANDVRDATIMLGTAAYRRFDYDAAIVENQAALDQSFGVNRILPLLQLARSLMFDRDGRALRYAEEALAIVRATPTIDKRDVARVQTVYARVLLNQGRDKEAYAVLRDSLAKQGGLDTSIRLDDIATRSDLAIAALRNKDMDNARRYLAYTGAGRMKDTPFSRAVAMDPPACDPAAGLSPDDMAVVEFTLEDDGHVADVATVFTTGQRPTAIAFAQAVSDWSWRAEDAKAIPLIFRASTRVELRCLRAPQGPSLYRPLADAVTAWFASRGITETAWEGLPDARALPLQRAAASGEGVLALRGALSVALNPAADEKEQEAMRQQVQARSAALQAPPAVRVLALVWDQKKYNATRYREGLRAALAEPGVAADPIAAGTLRLSIAAPGFKSRSPADAMALLDGVITSPLPDTHPLKVAALLQQANLLAAANDFAGAQAAFQRTGLTAEQCSLVGLRPATTRTGASSDDYPMAAVRMGFEGWVRTEFDVTADGRTGSQRAVISYPPFIFDEAAVGVLRDARFTSSYRPAGALACSGQQQSMVFRLP; encoded by the coding sequence ATGCTGCTTCTGCTTGGCCTATTGGCTGCCGGTCAAGCGGCGACGCCGCCGAAACCCACCGCCCCCGCGACGTTGCAGCAGCAGTTCGACGCCGCCAGCGACGCGGCGGCGACGCCCGGCAAATGCGCCGAGGCGGTTGCGGCCTTCGAGGCGATCGAGCGGTCGGGCGCGGCCAAGCGCAACGCGCTGGTCGCCGCGGCGATCGATGTGCGCAAAGGCCGATGCCTGGTAATGATCGGGCGCGATAGCGAAGGCGAGGCGGCGATCCGTCGCGGCTTGCCGCAACTCGAGGCACGCGGGGCGAGCTTCGCCAACGACGTGCGCGATGCGACGATCATGCTCGGAACGGCAGCGTATCGCCGGTTCGATTATGACGCGGCCATCGTCGAAAATCAGGCGGCGCTCGATCAATCCTTTGGCGTGAACCGCATCCTGCCGCTGTTGCAACTCGCAAGATCGTTGATGTTCGACCGTGACGGTCGTGCTTTGCGCTATGCCGAAGAGGCGCTGGCGATCGTCAGGGCCACACCGACGATCGACAAGCGCGATGTCGCGCGGGTGCAGACGGTATACGCCCGCGTCCTTCTCAACCAGGGACGCGACAAGGAGGCTTATGCCGTATTGCGCGACAGCCTGGCCAAGCAGGGCGGGCTCGACACGAGCATCCGCCTCGACGACATCGCCACGCGCTCCGATCTCGCCATCGCCGCGCTGCGCAACAAGGACATGGACAACGCGCGCCGCTACCTCGCTTATACCGGCGCGGGTCGCATGAAGGACACGCCGTTCTCGCGCGCTGTCGCGATGGACCCGCCGGCATGCGATCCTGCTGCCGGCCTCAGCCCCGACGACATGGCGGTCGTCGAATTCACGCTGGAGGATGATGGCCATGTCGCCGATGTCGCGACGGTCTTCACGACCGGGCAGCGGCCGACCGCGATCGCCTTTGCCCAGGCGGTGAGCGATTGGTCGTGGCGGGCGGAAGACGCGAAGGCGATTCCACTGATCTTTCGCGCCTCGACGCGCGTCGAGTTGCGTTGCCTGCGGGCGCCCCAGGGACCATCGCTCTACCGGCCGCTCGCCGACGCGGTGACGGCGTGGTTCGCATCGCGGGGCATCACCGAAACGGCGTGGGAAGGCCTGCCGGATGCGCGCGCCTTGCCGCTGCAGCGTGCGGCTGCGTCTGGTGAGGGCGTGCTGGCGTTGCGTGGCGCGCTGTCGGTGGCGCTCAATCCCGCTGCGGACGAAAAGGAACAGGAGGCGATGCGGCAGCAGGTTCAAGCGCGGTCGGCCGCGCTTCAGGCGCCACCTGCCGTCCGCGTCCTGGCCCTCGTGTGGGACCAGAAGAAATACAACGCTACGCGCTATCGCGAGGGGCTGCGTGCGGCGCTGGCCGAACCCGGCGTCGCGGCCGACCCGATCGCCGCCGGCACGCTGCGCCTGTCGATCGCCGCGCCGGGCTTCAAGTCGCGCTCGCCGGCCGATGCGATGGCGTTGCTTGACGGTGTCATCACGTCGCCGCTGCCTGACACGCATCCGCTCAAGGTGGCGGCGCTCTTGCAGCAGGCGAACCTGCTCGCCGCCGCCAACGACTTCGCCGGCGCGCAGGCGGCGTTCCAGCGCACGGGGCTGACGGCGGAGCAATGTTCGTTGGTTGGCCTACGCCCCGCAACAACGCGTACGGGCGCGAGCAGCGATGATTACCCGATGGCCGCCGTGAGGATGGGTTTCGAAGGCTGGGTGCGCACCGAGTTCGACGTCACCGCCGATGGGCGCACGGGATCGCAGCGGGCGGTCATCTCGTATCCACCCTTCATTTTCGACGAGGCGGCGGTGGGCGTCTTGCGCGACGCGCGCTTCACCAGCAGCTATCGGCCGGCGGGCGCGTTGGCGTGTTCGGGCCAGCAGCAATCGATGGTCTTTCGCCTGCCCTGA
- a CDS encoding TlpA family protein disulfide reductase, whose amino-acid sequence MRRSFAALLALALYGPACGPAMAEPPAHYPERTILLLVASWCAPCRGEIARIEEIATAARPFAVRVLLVDDTRASQRMIAALPATRRWSPDPDHVAAVRAGLLARTPGLPYSVAFDRQGRLCADRRGGLNPEQAKLIVARCLTPP is encoded by the coding sequence ATGAGGCGTTCGTTCGCCGCGCTGCTCGCGCTCGCCCTGTATGGCCCGGCGTGCGGCCCGGCGATGGCCGAACCGCCCGCGCATTACCCCGAGCGGACGATCCTGCTGCTGGTCGCCAGCTGGTGCGCGCCGTGTCGCGGCGAGATCGCGCGGATCGAGGAGATCGCCACGGCCGCCCGGCCGTTTGCCGTCCGCGTGCTGCTCGTCGATGATACGCGCGCCAGCCAGCGCATGATCGCAGCGTTGCCGGCTACGCGACGCTGGTCGCCCGATCCGGATCACGTCGCAGCCGTGCGCGCCGGTCTGCTCGCCCGCACGCCGGGCCTGCCATACAGCGTCGCGTTCGACCGGCAGGGACGGCTGTGCGCCGACCGGCGCGGCGGGCTCAATCCCGAACAGGCGAAGCTGATTGTCGCGCGTTGCCTGACACCACCATAA
- a CDS encoding acyl-CoA dehydrogenase family protein, with the protein MSLDQVAGRFAYNEDHEAFRQTVRSFLTKEGVPHADQWEKDRLVPKSFWQQAGEIGMLCPTVPEEYGGLGLDFGYNAIVDEEMSYSGVPAGFSLQSDIVAGYMEHYGSEEQKKEWLPKMVAGEVVTAIAMTEPGTGSDLQSIRTTARKDGNHYVINGSKTYITNGQNTDLTLVVAKTDPNASPAYKGMSIILVESDREGFSKGRKLDKIGQDAADTSELFFEDVRVPITNCLGEEGMGFIYLMSQLPQERLSIAVSVQANAQRAFDDTVTFTKDRRAFKGTVFDFQNTKFVLADLKAKLQVGWAHLDWAIKRHLDGKLTNEEGAAAKLWHTDLEWEVMDKCLQLHGGAGYMNEYPIARMWRGARVSRIYGGTSEIMKEVIARKL; encoded by the coding sequence ATGTCGCTCGATCAGGTCGCGGGGCGTTTCGCGTATAACGAAGATCACGAGGCGTTCCGCCAGACGGTGCGCAGCTTCCTCACCAAGGAAGGCGTGCCGCACGCCGACCAGTGGGAGAAGGACCGGCTGGTCCCCAAGAGCTTCTGGCAGCAGGCCGGCGAGATCGGCATGCTCTGCCCGACCGTGCCGGAGGAATATGGCGGCCTCGGGCTCGATTTCGGCTATAATGCCATCGTCGACGAGGAAATGTCCTATTCGGGCGTCCCCGCGGGCTTCTCGCTCCAGTCGGACATCGTCGCCGGCTATATGGAGCATTACGGCTCCGAAGAGCAAAAGAAGGAATGGCTGCCCAAGATGGTCGCGGGCGAGGTCGTCACCGCGATCGCGATGACAGAGCCGGGCACCGGCAGCGATCTCCAGTCGATCCGCACCACCGCGCGCAAGGACGGCAACCATTACGTCATCAACGGCTCCAAGACGTACATCACCAATGGCCAGAACACCGATCTGACGCTCGTCGTCGCCAAGACCGATCCCAATGCGTCGCCGGCCTATAAGGGCATGTCGATCATCCTGGTCGAGAGCGACCGCGAGGGCTTCAGCAAGGGGCGCAAGCTCGACAAGATCGGCCAGGACGCGGCCGATACGTCGGAGCTGTTCTTCGAGGACGTCCGCGTACCGATCACCAATTGCCTCGGCGAAGAAGGCATGGGCTTCATCTATCTGATGAGTCAGCTGCCGCAGGAGCGGCTGTCGATCGCGGTGAGCGTGCAGGCGAATGCGCAGCGCGCGTTCGACGACACCGTCACCTTCACCAAGGATCGCCGCGCCTTCAAGGGCACCGTGTTCGACTTCCAGAACACCAAGTTCGTCCTCGCCGACCTCAAGGCGAAGCTGCAGGTCGGCTGGGCGCATCTCGACTGGGCGATCAAGCGCCATCTCGATGGCAAGCTGACCAACGAGGAGGGCGCCGCGGCGAAGCTGTGGCACACCGATCTCGAATGGGAAGTCATGGACAAGTGCCTCCAGCTGCACGGCGGCGCGGGCTATATGAACGAATATCCGATCGCGCGCATGTGGCGCGGCGCACGCGTCAGCCGGATCTACGGCGGCACGAGCGAGATCATGAAGGAAGTGATCGCGCGCAAGCTGTAA
- a CDS encoding methyl-accepting chemotaxis protein, producing the protein MGRGVADGAPAAVDAGRIDPAWIGDRSTVDGGALLLDVVKVFRAAPHLRMVAVVDAARRPIGAVYERDVRQLLFSPFGYALASNPSLAIRIGDRLQPCPTVSIESGVSGALACWQQHRGAEGLIVTEQGRYCGTIDQQTLLRVAAERDIANSRRAGARAAAIQHASSAFEEEARALAAGLSQASHTVADTAARMAERAQQVGHRTAAVAAATVQASANLAEVAGRTRAFAGALGEVAMRTTQARAATDAAVLRARSGAQQIDGLVEAANSIGTVTALIDEIGQRTTMVALNATIEAAREGQSARGFTAVANEVKALAAQTRTAAAGIARDVVRVRGAIGDVRAAQGELVGAVDAVDGLSAAVAEAVAEQTRAGQQISGHVAEASVATDHIRGNIDEILHGALAAGDDAGAMTQLAGSLAARADELERHMLRFLDAMAA; encoded by the coding sequence ATGGGTCGGGGTGTGGCGGATGGGGCACCGGCAGCGGTCGACGCCGGTCGGATCGATCCGGCCTGGATCGGCGATCGATCTACGGTCGATGGCGGTGCGCTGCTGCTCGATGTCGTGAAGGTATTCCGCGCCGCGCCGCACCTGCGCATGGTCGCGGTGGTGGATGCAGCCCGGCGCCCGATCGGCGCGGTGTATGAGCGCGACGTGCGGCAATTGCTGTTCAGTCCGTTCGGCTATGCCCTCGCATCGAACCCGAGCCTCGCGATCCGGATCGGCGATCGCCTGCAGCCCTGCCCGACCGTATCGATCGAAAGCGGGGTGAGCGGCGCGCTCGCCTGCTGGCAGCAGCATCGCGGTGCCGAGGGCCTGATCGTCACCGAGCAGGGCCGCTATTGCGGGACGATCGACCAGCAGACGCTGCTCCGCGTCGCGGCCGAGCGCGACATCGCCAACAGCCGCCGTGCCGGCGCGCGCGCCGCTGCGATCCAGCACGCCAGCAGCGCCTTCGAGGAGGAGGCGCGCGCACTTGCCGCAGGCCTCTCGCAAGCGTCGCATACCGTCGCCGACACCGCCGCACGCATGGCCGAACGCGCGCAGCAGGTCGGTCATCGCACCGCGGCGGTGGCTGCCGCAACGGTGCAGGCGTCGGCCAATCTTGCCGAGGTGGCCGGGCGCACGCGCGCCTTCGCCGGCGCGCTGGGCGAGGTCGCGATGCGCACGACGCAGGCCCGCGCAGCGACCGATGCGGCGGTGCTGCGCGCGCGATCGGGCGCGCAGCAGATCGATGGGCTGGTCGAGGCGGCGAATTCGATTGGCACCGTCACCGCGCTGATCGACGAGATCGGGCAACGCACGACGATGGTCGCGCTCAACGCGACGATCGAAGCAGCGCGCGAGGGGCAGTCGGCGCGCGGCTTCACCGCCGTCGCCAATGAAGTGAAGGCACTCGCGGCGCAGACGCGAACCGCCGCCGCTGGCATCGCACGCGACGTGGTGCGCGTCCGCGGTGCGATCGGCGATGTGCGCGCGGCGCAGGGCGAGCTGGTGGGCGCAGTGGACGCGGTAGATGGCCTGTCCGCCGCCGTCGCCGAAGCCGTCGCCGAGCAAACGCGCGCGGGCCAGCAGATCAGCGGCCATGTCGCCGAAGCGAGCGTCGCGACCGATCACATCCGCGGCAATATCGACGAAATCCTGCACGGTGCGCTTGCCGCGGGCGACGATGCCGGCGCGATGACCCAGCTGGCCGGATCGCTCGCCGCGCGCGCCGACGAACTCGAACGGCACATGCTGCGCTTCCTGGATGCGATGGCCGCTTAG
- a CDS encoding methyl-accepting chemotaxis protein, which produces MSSLDVLRVRGIRTLAIVGWLCLPLLYVWGHLLGSSNIAPAIAVTALVNIAPTMMAVRARHDLAARMTFGVIAALLPASYVFLLAGSPWQMDAHMYFFVSLSLLAVLCDWRPLALAAVLIAVHHLVLTYAMPQWVFQSGGTVGRVLFHAIAVSLQFAALTYLTTRLRALVVAQDAARAEAERLVAEAEGERRRAIDALAAATLAEERSQHERARRKDAEARLAGERRHAFMALADDFERTVVGVAVAIEDAAATLEESAGTLTRIAADAGRQASEVAAGACQAACATQDVADAVHRLTGSIVDISDSAEAQATLTGTVQHNADAGNRAVLDLASRAGDIGGLVGEIHAIAARTNLLALNATIEAARAGDAGRGFAVVAGEVKQLAGGTARATDKIVALIHNVQAGVRATEENIGGAADAVRRVATAAGDIRGAVSAQRGMAADIERTAHEAAQGVDMIERRIAEVAIAANEADALSRGVRAAAGALSDHARQLRRTTDGFVEQLRTGERVAG; this is translated from the coding sequence ATGTCGTCGCTCGACGTGCTGCGGGTGCGCGGCATCCGGACGCTCGCCATCGTCGGCTGGCTGTGCCTGCCGTTGTTGTATGTCTGGGGGCATCTGCTCGGGTCGAGCAATATCGCGCCGGCCATCGCCGTCACGGCGCTCGTCAACATCGCCCCGACCATGATGGCGGTGCGCGCGCGCCACGATCTCGCCGCGCGGATGACCTTCGGCGTGATCGCTGCGCTGTTGCCGGCGAGCTACGTCTTCCTGCTTGCGGGAAGCCCGTGGCAGATGGATGCGCACATGTACTTCTTCGTGTCGCTGTCGCTGCTCGCGGTGCTGTGCGACTGGCGCCCGCTCGCGCTTGCCGCGGTTCTGATCGCGGTGCATCACCTCGTGCTGACGTACGCCATGCCGCAATGGGTGTTCCAAAGCGGCGGCACGGTCGGGCGCGTGCTCTTTCATGCGATCGCCGTATCTCTGCAGTTTGCGGCGCTGACGTATCTCACGACGCGGCTGCGCGCGCTGGTGGTGGCGCAGGATGCGGCGCGTGCGGAGGCGGAACGGTTGGTCGCCGAGGCGGAGGGGGAACGCCGCCGCGCGATCGATGCGTTGGCCGCAGCGACGCTCGCCGAGGAACGCTCGCAGCACGAACGCGCGCGCCGCAAGGATGCCGAGGCGCGGCTCGCCGGCGAACGGCGCCACGCCTTCATGGCGCTGGCCGACGATTTCGAGCGGACCGTTGTCGGTGTTGCCGTGGCGATCGAGGATGCCGCCGCGACTCTGGAGGAATCCGCCGGCACGCTGACGCGGATCGCCGCCGATGCCGGGCGCCAGGCGAGCGAAGTCGCGGCCGGCGCGTGCCAGGCGGCGTGCGCGACGCAGGACGTGGCGGATGCCGTCCATCGGCTGACGGGATCGATCGTCGACATTTCCGACAGTGCGGAAGCGCAGGCGACGCTCACCGGCACCGTCCAGCACAATGCCGACGCGGGCAATCGCGCGGTGCTCGATCTCGCCTCGCGCGCGGGCGACATCGGCGGGCTGGTCGGCGAGATCCATGCGATCGCCGCGCGCACCAACCTGCTCGCGCTCAACGCCACGATCGAGGCGGCGCGCGCCGGCGATGCCGGGCGTGGCTTCGCGGTGGTCGCGGGCGAAGTGAAGCAGCTCGCCGGCGGCACCGCGCGCGCGACCGACAAGATCGTCGCGCTGATCCACAACGTGCAGGCCGGGGTGCGCGCGACCGAGGAGAATATCGGCGGCGCCGCCGATGCGGTGCGGCGTGTGGCGACGGCGGCCGGCGATATTCGCGGCGCGGTGAGCGCGCAGCGCGGCATGGCGGCAGATATCGAGCGCACTGCGCACGAAGCCGCGCAGGGGGTCGACATGATCGAGCGGCGGATTGCCGAGGTCGCGATCGCGGCGAACGAAGCCGACGCCTTGTCGCGCGGCGTGCGCGCGGCGGCCGGCGCACTATCCGATCACGCGCGCCAATTGCGGCGGACGACCGACGGGTTCGTCGAGCAGTTGCGGACGGGGGAGCGGGTGGCGGGGTAA